A genome region from Clostridium sp. JN-9 includes the following:
- the rnmV gene encoding ribonuclease M5: MIKEVIVVEGRDDITAVKRAIDAEVIAVGGFGINAKVIEKIREAQRRQGVIVLTDPDFAGEKIRKIISKRIKGIKHAYITQQEGYKDGDIGVENAAPNAIIKALESAKCEVKEARDEFDIKDMYFFKLVGDKMSRERRDLLGKELRIGYCNGTQLVTRLNNFGVSREEFIKCLKKVEEGISNG; the protein is encoded by the coding sequence TTGATTAAAGAAGTAATTGTTGTAGAGGGCAGGGATGATATAACTGCAGTAAAGAGGGCAATTGATGCAGAAGTCATAGCTGTTGGAGGCTTTGGGATTAATGCAAAGGTAATAGAAAAAATAAGGGAAGCTCAAAGAAGGCAGGGAGTTATAGTGCTTACAGACCCTGACTTTGCAGGAGAAAAAATCAGAAAGATTATTTCAAAGAGAATTAAAGGTATTAAACATGCTTATATAACTCAGCAGGAAGGATATAAGGATGGAGATATAGGAGTTGAAAATGCAGCTCCCAATGCCATAATAAAGGCTTTGGAATCAGCTAAGTGTGAAGTAAAGGAAGCAAGAGACGAATTTGATATTAAAGATATGTATTTCTTCAAGCTTGTTGGGGATAAAATGTCCAGGGAAAGAAGAGATCTCCTTGGGAAAGAATTAAGAATAGGATACTGCAATGGCACTCAGCTTGTAACAAGGTTAAATAATTTTGGGGTTTCCAGGGAAGAATTTATAAAGTGTTTAAAGAAAGTTGAAGAAGGTATAAGTAATGGATAA
- the rsmA gene encoding 16S rRNA (adenine(1518)-N(6)/adenine(1519)-N(6))-dimethyltransferase RsmA — MDKVSTLDIVKKYGFRFSKSLGQNFLIDNTVLQDIVEGANISEDDFVIEIGPGIGTLTKELLLKAKKVCSIELDSDLIPILEEELKEFKNFEIIHKDALKIDYNEIIGEEKSVKLVANLPYYVTTPIIAKLLNDHYNFKSLTIMIQKEVAERIVSKPDCKEYGAISILVQYYCDTEIIRKVSHASFVPEPKVDSMVIRLDRLTEPRTKLDNVELFFKVVRSSFNMRRKTLWNALKSIPLDKDKLEIAFHESGIDPKRRGETLSVEEFGKLSNCINKLL; from the coding sequence ATGGATAAAGTATCAACACTTGATATAGTAAAAAAGTATGGATTTAGATTTTCTAAAAGCTTAGGGCAAAACTTTTTAATAGATAATACGGTATTACAGGATATTGTTGAAGGCGCTAATATTTCTGAAGATGATTTTGTTATTGAAATTGGGCCAGGAATAGGTACACTGACAAAAGAGCTGTTATTAAAGGCTAAAAAGGTATGTTCAATAGAACTTGATTCAGATTTAATACCAATATTAGAAGAGGAATTAAAAGAATTTAAAAATTTTGAAATAATACATAAAGATGCCCTTAAGATTGATTACAATGAAATAATAGGAGAAGAGAAAAGTGTGAAATTAGTAGCTAATCTGCCCTATTATGTTACAACACCAATAATTGCAAAGCTATTAAATGATCATTATAATTTTAAAAGTCTCACTATTATGATACAAAAAGAAGTAGCAGAGAGAATTGTTTCTAAGCCTGATTGTAAAGAGTATGGAGCTATTTCAATACTTGTCCAATATTATTGTGACACAGAAATAATCAGAAAGGTTTCCCACGCAAGCTTTGTCCCAGAGCCCAAGGTGGATTCCATGGTTATCAGGCTGGATAGACTTACTGAGCCGCGAACCAAGCTGGATAATGTAGAACTTTTCTTTAAAGTTGTCAGAAGCTCCTTTAATATGAGAAGAAAAACATTATGGAATGCTTTAAAAAGTATCCCCTTAGATAAGGATAAATTAGAAATAGCATTCCATGAGTCCGGCATTGATCCTAAAAGAAGAGGAGAAACACTTTCTGTGGAGGAATTCGGGAAGTTATCAAATTGTATAAATAAATTGCTATAA
- the rbr gene encoding rubrerythrin, producing the protein MKDLKGTQTADNLAKAFAGESQARNRYTYYSKAADREGHKQIAAVFLETADNENEHAKIFFDFLVQGLGNAHIKVDAEYPVGYGNTEQNLQYAAEGEKEEWGTLYPSFADIAGQEGFKEIEITIRKIIEIETAHEKRYLNLLSSLKNGTLYKKDTNQKWKCRNCGYIFEGKEAPAVCPACKHPQGYFEIMYDTQP; encoded by the coding sequence ATGAAAGATTTAAAGGGAACTCAAACAGCGGATAATCTGGCAAAGGCATTTGCAGGGGAATCACAGGCAAGAAACAGATACACATATTACAGCAAAGCTGCAGATAGGGAAGGCCATAAGCAGATTGCAGCTGTATTTTTAGAAACAGCTGATAATGAAAATGAGCATGCAAAAATATTTTTTGATTTTTTAGTTCAGGGTTTAGGAAACGCACATATTAAAGTGGATGCAGAATATCCTGTAGGATATGGTAATACTGAGCAGAATCTGCAATATGCAGCTGAGGGTGAGAAGGAGGAATGGGGTACATTATATCCTTCATTTGCAGATATAGCAGGGCAGGAAGGGTTTAAAGAAATAGAAATAACAATAAGAAAAATCATAGAAATTGAAACTGCACATGAGAAAAGATATTTAAATTTGTTAAGCAGCTTAAAAAATGGAACTTTATACAAAAAGGATACAAATCAAAAATGGAAGTGCAGAAACTGCGGATATATTTTTGAAGGAAAAGAAGCACCAGCTGTATGCCCTGCCTGCAAACATCCACAGGGGTATTTTGAAATCATGTATGATACTCAGCCGTAA
- a CDS encoding TIM-barrel domain-containing protein, producing the protein MLLHKEIFNAKYENVIPISGYLSVEQKEKDVFVHFLNGIIQISNFSNGIIKIFIGEPFETSSSTNAVTDNLHKVNCTFSEDDNYIIIHGTISDTYIEKSSLKIAFKSKDGKIICSDFKAAGRRDSNIFISKTNDCLAYYGLGEKGGSLNKKGCYLENYNTDDPMNNDETSLFYKTIPFYAGLKPDNAYGIYFDNSFRSFFDMGKSFKDMIYFGAAGGKIQYYFIPGNDLKDVVHKYSELTGTMELPPKWALGYQQCRYSYASEKEVLNLAKCLRKNKIPCDTIYLDIHYMDKFKVMTLDKNNFNNPSEMLKELHKNGFKVVTILDPGVKVEENYGVYERGLAGDHFIKNIDGTLFTGEVWPGESAFPDFSNAEARQWWKKELKDFISIGIDGIWNDMNEPAVFNNDIKTMPDECIHNSSNGTITHSEFHNMFGMEMSRCSNEAQEELRPNLRQFSMTRATFAGGQRYSSIWTGDNYSTWEHLRMSIPMNCNLGISGFSFTGNDVGGFGGDCTEELFIRWMELGTFLPIFRNHSAIFTRRQEPWSFGPDAEKICKNAINLRYNLLPYIYNQYYKSYKEGIPVFRPMIFDFYDDENVIDMYSQFMFGDNILVAPILYQGEREKLVYFPKGYWYDYFTHKKYEGGKYYTISIPLNNIGVFVKENSIIPVYEDFFNYVGEKELPVTLKLFPGSGSSCYYEDDDTTLEYKKGAYNLYKFTYSNNAEKKINIESLNKGFNKTQDFKTEYVLECN; encoded by the coding sequence ATGCTGCTTCATAAAGAAATATTCAATGCAAAATATGAAAACGTTATACCTATAAGTGGATATCTATCAGTTGAACAAAAAGAAAAAGATGTTTTTGTGCACTTCCTTAACGGAATAATTCAAATATCCAATTTTTCTAATGGAATAATTAAAATATTCATAGGTGAACCCTTTGAAACCAGCAGTAGTACAAATGCAGTTACAGATAATCTGCATAAGGTTAATTGTACTTTCTCTGAAGATGATAATTATATTATAATACATGGAACTATTTCAGACACATATATAGAAAAAAGTTCTTTAAAAATAGCATTCAAATCCAAGGACGGGAAGATAATTTGTTCTGACTTTAAAGCTGCCGGAAGGCGGGATTCAAATATTTTTATCAGCAAAACAAACGACTGCCTTGCCTATTATGGTCTTGGTGAAAAAGGTGGTTCCCTAAATAAAAAGGGCTGCTACTTAGAAAATTACAATACTGATGATCCTATGAATAATGATGAAACCAGTTTATTCTATAAAACAATTCCCTTTTATGCTGGACTTAAGCCTGATAACGCTTATGGAATTTATTTTGATAATAGCTTTAGAAGCTTTTTCGATATGGGTAAAAGCTTTAAGGACATGATTTATTTTGGAGCAGCAGGCGGAAAGATCCAGTATTATTTTATTCCCGGCAATGACTTAAAGGATGTAGTACATAAATATTCGGAGCTTACAGGGACCATGGAGCTGCCGCCAAAATGGGCACTTGGCTATCAGCAGTGCAGATACAGCTATGCATCAGAAAAAGAAGTACTTAATCTGGCTAAATGCCTTAGAAAAAATAAAATTCCATGCGATACAATCTATTTGGATATTCATTATATGGATAAATTTAAAGTAATGACCTTGGACAAAAATAATTTTAATAATCCTTCTGAAATGCTAAAGGAATTACATAAAAACGGATTTAAAGTTGTAACTATTTTAGATCCTGGTGTAAAGGTAGAGGAAAATTACGGTGTATACGAAAGGGGATTAGCAGGAGATCACTTCATAAAAAATATTGATGGTACACTTTTTACAGGAGAAGTATGGCCTGGAGAAAGTGCCTTCCCTGATTTTTCAAATGCAGAAGCCAGACAGTGGTGGAAAAAAGAACTTAAGGACTTTATTTCTATTGGCATTGATGGAATATGGAATGATATGAATGAACCTGCTGTTTTCAATAATGACATAAAAACTATGCCTGATGAATGCATTCATAACAGCAGTAATGGTACAATAACTCATTCAGAATTCCATAACATGTTTGGAATGGAAATGAGCAGATGCTCAAATGAAGCTCAGGAAGAGCTGAGACCTAACCTGCGCCAGTTTTCAATGACAAGAGCCACCTTTGCAGGAGGGCAGAGATATTCATCAATATGGACTGGAGATAATTACAGTACCTGGGAGCACCTTAGGATGTCAATTCCAATGAATTGCAATTTAGGTATTTCAGGATTCAGCTTTACAGGCAATGATGTAGGAGGCTTCGGCGGTGATTGTACAGAAGAGCTTTTTATAAGATGGATGGAGCTTGGAACTTTTCTGCCCATATTCAGAAATCACTCTGCAATATTTACAAGAAGGCAGGAGCCATGGAGTTTTGGCCCTGACGCTGAAAAAATCTGCAAAAACGCTATTAATCTCAGATATAATTTACTGCCTTATATTTATAATCAATACTATAAATCATATAAAGAAGGAATACCTGTATTCAGACCAATGATTTTTGATTTTTATGATGATGAAAACGTAATTGATATGTATTCTCAATTTATGTTTGGCGATAATATTTTAGTTGCACCTATTCTTTATCAGGGTGAAAGGGAAAAATTAGTTTACTTCCCTAAGGGGTACTGGTATGACTACTTTACTCATAAAAAATATGAAGGCGGAAAGTATTATACAATAAGTATTCCACTTAACAATATTGGTGTTTTTGTAAAAGAAAATTCAATAATACCAGTATATGAAGATTTCTTTAATTATGTAGGAGAGAAAGAGCTTCCAGTTACTTTAAAATTATTCCCCGGCAGTGGATCATCATGCTATTATGAAGATGATGATACAACCCTTGAATATAAAAAAGGAGCTTATAACTTGTACAAATTTACTTACAGCAATAATGCTGAGAAGAAAATAAATATTGAATCTTTAAATAAAGGCTTTAATAAAACTCAGGACTTTAAAACAGAATATGTGCTAGAATGTAATTAA
- a CDS encoding TatD family hydrolase has protein sequence MEDIKIFDSHAHYDDEQFDEDRDQIIEEIKNSNVIGVLNCGSSFYGAQKSVELAEKNDFFYAAVGLHPEYANEVDDNMIEKLKQLAKSPKVKAIGEIGLDYYYKENPPREIQKRAFIKQMELAEELQLPVVIHDRDAHEDTLDIIKRFPKVKGVIHCFSGSLEFARLCIKLGYYIGFTGVVTFKNSKKIKEVAKEIPLERMLVETDCPYMSPEPNRGKRNKSNYIKFIIEKLAEIKSVQPSVISEKTCENIKDLLRL, from the coding sequence ATGGAAGATATAAAAATATTTGATTCTCATGCTCATTATGATGATGAGCAGTTTGATGAAGATAGAGACCAGATTATTGAAGAAATTAAAAACAGTAATGTAATAGGTGTGCTGAACTGCGGTTCTTCTTTTTATGGAGCACAAAAATCTGTGGAGCTGGCAGAGAAAAATGATTTCTTTTACGCAGCAGTAGGTTTACACCCGGAGTATGCAAATGAAGTTGATGATAATATGATAGAAAAGCTTAAGCAACTGGCTAAAAGCCCAAAAGTAAAGGCAATAGGGGAAATTGGACTGGATTATTATTATAAAGAAAATCCGCCAAGAGAAATCCAGAAAAGGGCATTTATAAAGCAGATGGAACTGGCTGAAGAATTACAGCTGCCAGTTGTTATACATGACAGAGATGCTCATGAGGATACACTAGATATAATTAAAAGGTTTCCCAAGGTAAAAGGCGTTATTCACTGTTTTTCCGGAAGCCTTGAGTTTGCAAGGCTGTGCATTAAGCTTGGATACTATATTGGATTCACAGGAGTAGTAACTTTTAAAAATTCAAAGAAAATCAAGGAAGTAGCAAAAGAAATACCTCTTGAAAGAATGTTAGTTGAAACTGACTGTCCCTATATGTCACCAGAACCCAATCGTGGTAAAAGGAATAAATCGAATTATATTAAATTTATTATAGAAAAATTGGCTGAAATTAAAAGTGTGCAGCCTTCAGTGATATCGGAAAAAACATGCGAAAATATTAAGGACTTGCTAAGATTATAA
- a CDS encoding 3D domain-containing protein has translation MEGKIKDKLKSFFSSGPKTIFVIMLVLMCSTIVIVNTRKNIIVSIDGKETKITTFKSTFRSALDANNITVGPKDKTSLGLDSEIKNGSKIEITKAVNVQVEVDGKKLHIQTAENNVEKMLEAENIGVQDYDKVYPGKDASIKDGMKVSVVRVDSKVIKETQPMDYSTVVKKDNNSEQGVKKVLQEGAPGEKEIATRVIYEDGKEVSRKVISETVKKQPTQKIVAMGTLGAITPSRGGGKALYTKSLTLTSTAYSGGGHTASGTAVRRNNGGYSSVAVDPRVIPLGTKLYIDGYGYAVAEDTGGAIKGSKIDLYFNTYSETSNWGVRPVTVYVLK, from the coding sequence ATGGAAGGAAAAATTAAAGACAAACTAAAATCTTTTTTTTCCAGTGGTCCTAAAACAATTTTTGTTATAATGTTAGTTTTGATGTGTTCAACAATTGTTATAGTCAACACAAGAAAGAATATTATAGTATCCATTGATGGAAAAGAAACAAAAATTACTACATTTAAAAGCACATTTAGAAGTGCACTTGACGCAAATAATATAACAGTAGGACCTAAGGATAAGACATCGCTTGGTCTTGACAGTGAAATAAAGAATGGAAGCAAAATTGAAATAACAAAGGCAGTAAATGTTCAAGTAGAAGTTGACGGAAAGAAATTGCATATACAAACAGCAGAAAACAACGTGGAAAAGATGCTGGAAGCAGAAAATATTGGGGTGCAGGATTATGACAAAGTTTATCCAGGAAAAGATGCCTCAATAAAAGACGGAATGAAAGTTTCCGTTGTCAGAGTTGATTCTAAAGTAATTAAGGAAACGCAGCCCATGGATTATTCAACTGTTGTAAAAAAAGATAATAACTCTGAGCAAGGTGTAAAAAAGGTACTTCAGGAAGGTGCTCCTGGGGAAAAGGAAATCGCGACCAGGGTAATTTATGAAGATGGTAAAGAAGTATCAAGAAAAGTAATCAGCGAAACAGTAAAAAAACAGCCAACTCAAAAAATAGTAGCTATGGGAACTTTAGGAGCAATAACTCCTTCTCGTGGTGGTGGTAAAGCTCTTTATACAAAGTCTTTAACACTAACATCCACAGCTTATTCTGGTGGAGGACATACTGCATCAGGTACTGCTGTAAGAAGAAATAATGGCGGATACAGTTCTGTGGCAGTTGATCCAAGGGTAATACCTTTGGGAACAAAACTATATATTGACGGCTATGGATATGCTGTTGCTGAGGATACTGGCGGAGCAATTAAAGGAAGTAAAATTGATTTATACTTCAATACCTACTCCGAAACAAGCAATTGGGGAGTAAGGCCAGTGACAGTTTACGTTTTAAAATAG